One Armatimonadota bacterium genomic window carries:
- a CDS encoding YHYH protein — protein MKSERTNPVGIAAVLISAGFIINCGGGGVAVSGASTATSATSTGTTSTTGTTGTSSTTSTTSTTGSTSSTTSTTGSTSSSTTGSTSTTSTTGSTTGSTTTGSTTTGSTSTTSTTGSTTSTTGSTTTGSTTTGSTTSTTTGSTSTTSTTGSTTSTTSTTGTTGTTGTTGTSGTTGGGLTGSTGNTVSITTDSLYRYIVGNGLPGHATGTFPNAHCPNTISAQSYNFKAYKNPSPAATSTNIALGKKPGVVRNSVPLDPLANEFWNNNQNSGWQYDPLGGGINLGVDFNYAHVQPNGAYHYHGLPTSILTMLDYTNQMALVGWAADGYPIYGPYCYTNPNDPNSGLTKMKASYKLKTGMRPSGPGGVYDGTFEQDWQYVQGYGDLDSGNGRTGVTPEFPGGTYYYVLTSEYPYIPRVLKGTPDHSFGF, from the coding sequence CCAGTAGGCATAGCCGCCGTCCTGATCTCGGCCGGCTTCATCATCAACTGCGGTGGCGGCGGGGTGGCGGTAAGCGGCGCTTCGACCGCGACTTCGGCGACAAGTACGGGCACGACCTCGACAACGGGCACCACCGGAACCTCTTCGACCACCAGTACGACAAGTACGACAGGCTCGACCTCAAGCACGACGAGTACCACAGGTTCCACATCGAGCTCGACAACTGGTTCGACCTCCACCACTTCTACAACAGGTTCGACCACCGGTAGTACCACGACTGGCTCGACGACAACGGGATCTACTTCGACGACGAGCACCACCGGCTCGACCACGTCCACGACGGGGAGTACGACCACTGGCTCGACAACCACTGGTTCGACAACTTCGACCACGACAGGCTCTACTTCGACCACCTCGACGACAGGCTCGACCACAAGCACCACATCAACGACCGGTACCACCGGGACTACGGGCACCACCGGAACGAGCGGCACGACGGGCGGCGGGCTGACCGGCTCGACGGGCAACACGGTTTCCATCACCACCGACAGTCTGTATCGATACATCGTCGGCAACGGCCTGCCGGGACATGCTACCGGCACCTTCCCCAATGCCCACTGCCCGAACACGATTTCGGCCCAAAGCTATAACTTTAAGGCGTACAAGAACCCGAGCCCGGCGGCGACCTCGACCAATATTGCGCTCGGCAAAAAGCCTGGCGTGGTCCGCAACAGCGTCCCGCTGGACCCGCTCGCCAACGAGTTTTGGAACAACAATCAGAACAGCGGATGGCAGTACGACCCGCTGGGTGGCGGGATCAACCTCGGCGTCGATTTCAACTACGCCCACGTCCAGCCGAACGGCGCGTACCACTATCACGGGCTGCCTACGTCGATCCTGACCATGCTGGACTACACCAATCAGATGGCGCTAGTGGGTTGGGCGGCAGACGGCTATCCGATTTATGGACCTTACTGCTACACCAACCCGAATGATCCTAACAGCGGGCTGACCAAGATGAAGGCAAGCTACAAGCTGAAGACCGGCATGCGGCCATCGGGCCCAGGAGGAGTCTACGACGGCACATTCGAGCAGGACTGGCAGTACGTGCAGGGATATGGCGACCTGGATTCGGGCAACGGTCGCACCGGCGTCACGCCCGAGTTTCCCGGCGGAACCTACTATTACGTGCTGACCAGCGAGTACCCATACATTCCGCGTGTGCTGAAGGGCACGCCCGACCACTCGTTCGGATTCTGA
- a CDS encoding DUF3291 domain-containing protein, translating to MPDYHLAQINIAQMKAPLHHPTMRSFVEQIAEINSIADSSPGFVWRLQDELGDATSYRTFGTTILVNMSVWESVEHLMDYVYRSAHKDVMFDRKQWFDKMDEAHLALWWVEAGHRPTLEEGQSRLEHLFAHGETPTAFSFRQTFPSPNG from the coding sequence ATGCCCGACTACCACTTGGCCCAAATAAACATCGCCCAGATGAAGGCGCCGCTCCACCACCCAACCATGCGGTCGTTCGTCGAACAAATCGCCGAGATCAACAGCATCGCCGACAGCAGCCCCGGCTTTGTCTGGCGACTCCAAGATGAACTCGGCGACGCCACCAGCTACCGCACGTTTGGAACCACCATCCTCGTCAACATGTCGGTTTGGGAGAGCGTCGAGCACCTGATGGACTACGTGTACCGAAGCGCACACAAGGATGTCATGTTCGACCGCAAGCAATGGTTCGACAAAATGGACGAGGCGCACCTCGCCCTTTGGTGGGTCGAGGCCGGGCACCGACCCACCCTTGAGGAAGGCCAATCCCGGCTCGAGCACCTGTTCGCGCATGGCGAAACCCCAACTGCATTCTCTTTTCGACAAACCTTTCCTAGCCCGAACGGCTAG
- a CDS encoding ADP-ribosylglycohydrolase family protein — translation MTNDDVVGQWMLKQIWLEGADPEVEWTQAKEEGRDVANLESDFEAVIAAGREGERDTAWFWRAAELCDEVQASPEAEGYAYVEPSDLDGIRAASDQIPVPAFTGDGDELLRRLHGGLLGRICGCILGKPFEGWKRHEIQVWNEETGNWPLANYVATPTPDQLARIEARGGRTKLGWAENWTRDRLDGAVEDDDINYTIAGFDIVRKYGPDFRPVDVAEYWCANLPLFMMCTAERVAYRNFTMSILPPESAAHRNPYREWIGAQIRADSFGYLNPGHPGRAAEWAWRDASISHIKNGIYGEMWVAAMLATAYVESDFRVIIEKGLSYVPSMSRLHEGVVTILNLHREGKSYEEAVAAVHARWNEGKAHDWCHTVSNAQLVAIALLYGENDYSKTIYRAVMPGFDTDCNGATAGSVWGIVNGVDAIPDVWAKPIRDLARSHLLNYREIEISDLAGRMVELANRCLT, via the coding sequence ATGACGAACGACGACGTGGTCGGTCAGTGGATGCTGAAGCAGATTTGGCTGGAGGGTGCCGATCCCGAGGTCGAATGGACGCAGGCCAAGGAAGAAGGTCGTGATGTGGCGAACCTGGAGTCCGACTTTGAGGCGGTGATCGCCGCCGGTCGAGAGGGCGAGCGCGATACGGCTTGGTTTTGGCGGGCCGCCGAGCTTTGCGACGAGGTTCAGGCATCGCCCGAGGCGGAAGGATATGCTTACGTCGAGCCGAGCGATCTCGATGGTATCCGGGCTGCATCCGACCAAATTCCGGTTCCGGCGTTCACTGGCGACGGTGACGAACTGCTTCGCCGCCTGCACGGCGGGCTTTTGGGGCGCATCTGCGGGTGCATCTTGGGCAAGCCGTTCGAAGGGTGGAAGCGGCACGAGATTCAGGTCTGGAACGAGGAAACGGGCAACTGGCCGCTGGCGAACTACGTTGCCACGCCGACGCCGGACCAACTTGCGAGGATCGAAGCTCGCGGCGGGCGAACGAAGCTCGGCTGGGCCGAGAACTGGACCCGCGATCGCCTGGACGGGGCCGTCGAGGACGACGATATCAACTACACTATCGCGGGGTTCGATATCGTGCGCAAGTATGGACCGGATTTTCGACCCGTCGATGTGGCCGAGTACTGGTGCGCCAACTTGCCGCTCTTCATGATGTGTACGGCTGAGCGAGTTGCGTATCGGAACTTCACGATGAGCATTTTGCCACCGGAGAGCGCTGCGCACCGAAACCCCTATCGTGAATGGATCGGCGCGCAGATTCGGGCGGACTCGTTTGGCTACTTAAACCCGGGCCATCCTGGCCGTGCGGCCGAATGGGCTTGGCGCGACGCCTCGATTAGCCACATCAAGAACGGAATTTACGGCGAGATGTGGGTGGCGGCGATGCTCGCTACCGCGTATGTCGAAAGCGACTTTCGCGTCATTATCGAGAAGGGGCTGTCGTATGTGCCCTCGATGTCGCGACTGCACGAGGGGGTCGTGACAATTTTGAATCTGCATAGGGAAGGAAAGTCGTATGAGGAGGCGGTGGCGGCGGTGCACGCACGCTGGAATGAGGGCAAGGCGCACGACTGGTGCCACACGGTCTCGAACGCTCAATTGGTGGCGATCGCTTTGTTGTATGGCGAGAACGACTATTCGAAGACGATTTATCGAGCGGTGATGCCGGGGTTCGATACTGACTGCAACGGGGCTACGGCGGGTTCAGTGTGGGGCATTGTCAATGGTGTGGATGCCATCCCCGACGTCTGGGCAAAGCCGATCCGCGATCTGGCGCGGAGTCATTTGCTGAACTATCGCGAGATAGAGATTTCTGATCTAGCAGGGAGGATGGTTGAATTGGCAAACCGGTGCCTAACTTGA
- a CDS encoding DUF705 domain-containing protein: MSKVIAFIDVDDTLVRTAGAKRIPIPRMVARVRELHGKGSTLYLWSSGGADYARESAIELGIEECFVGFLPKPNLLIDNQPISEWKNLDYERPVSV; the protein is encoded by the coding sequence ATGAGCAAGGTCATTGCCTTCATCGACGTCGACGACACGCTCGTCCGAACCGCAGGGGCGAAGCGCATCCCAATTCCGAGAATGGTCGCCCGTGTTCGCGAACTGCACGGCAAGGGCTCGACGCTCTACCTTTGGAGCTCCGGCGGAGCCGACTATGCTCGCGAATCTGCAATCGAACTCGGCATCGAAGAGTGCTTCGTCGGCTTTCTCCCGAAACCCAATCTCCTCATCGACAACCAGCCGATTTCGGAGTGGAAGAACCTCGATTACGAAAGACCGGTGTCGGTCTAA
- a CDS encoding PEP-CTERM sorting domain-containing protein: MTISKLALVTGSLGLCGSALASPVTIVNPSFEDNFASDWSYPSLVPNGWTVIDPNGIIGGGDLTGVVNPTGSTFFNSGVPDGRNAAYIYLSEQIGQGPVSLSQTLTATLQANTHYHFQVGVGNIAAGFSSDGNNYFDLTEFPGYMVQVLANGVVLAEDNNSLAIPDGEFGTSVLDFDTGASDPQLGQAIEIRLTNLNMRSSAQHPGVEVDFDMAQMDASPVPEPGTFAVAGIGLTGLLFKRRRK; this comes from the coding sequence ATGACTATTTCTAAGCTCGCTCTCGTGACCGGCTCCCTCGGCTTGTGTGGGTCGGCGCTCGCCTCTCCGGTAACCATCGTCAATCCCAGTTTCGAAGACAATTTTGCCTCGGATTGGAGCTACCCCAGCCTCGTTCCTAACGGCTGGACGGTCATCGATCCCAACGGGATCATCGGTGGTGGCGACCTAACCGGTGTCGTCAACCCGACCGGAAGCACCTTCTTCAACTCGGGTGTGCCCGACGGCCGCAACGCGGCTTACATCTACCTGTCGGAGCAGATCGGCCAAGGCCCGGTCTCACTTTCTCAGACCCTGACCGCGACGCTCCAGGCCAACACGCACTACCATTTCCAGGTCGGCGTTGGGAACATTGCGGCGGGCTTCAGCTCCGATGGCAACAACTATTTTGATCTCACCGAGTTCCCGGGCTACATGGTCCAGGTTTTGGCCAATGGCGTTGTCCTCGCCGAGGATAACAATTCCCTAGCGATTCCCGACGGCGAGTTCGGAACGAGCGTTCTGGATTTCGATACCGGTGCCTCCGACCCTCAGCTTGGTCAGGCGATCGAGATTCGATTGACGAACCTCAATATGCGCTCCTCCGCGCAGCATCCGGGCGTCGAAGTGGACTTCGACATGGCACAGATGGACGCCTCGCCGGTGCCCGAGCCGGGCACGTTTGCCGTGGCAGGCATCGGGCTGACAGGCCTGTTGTTTAAGCGAAGACGAAAATAG
- a CDS encoding LacI family DNA-binding transcriptional regulator encodes MRQKESLTKLDGPAKQSDVARLSGVSTATVSLVLAGRTDRVSEATRQKVFEAIRTLNYRAPAMDVRTQGATSRTIGLLAPNLTEMPITRDVIFRSFLDRILTECLFRNWGVLVMAENVWDDHGHSIRRSYDGKCDGVIILGPEEDEMVRPFLERGVPIVQVGITKRTESISCIDVDNAEIGRLTAKVLYDAGHRFFAFIGSQGFTTSVERQEAFEREAKLLGATVTVYESPTWFPRDDLKVLVPKWMEQGVTAVFCWCDVFACYLYKALARIGAKVPRDMSVVMVEGSLIRNLRPAPTGFNLPFDELAKAAVDAIIKQIETGDTTPHTVRFPARFVARSSVAPPRKN; translated from the coding sequence ATGAGGCAGAAGGAATCTCTCACCAAACTCGATGGACCGGCCAAGCAATCAGACGTCGCCCGCTTGTCCGGCGTCTCCACCGCCACCGTGTCCCTCGTGCTGGCCGGGCGGACGGACCGCGTGAGCGAGGCCACCCGCCAAAAGGTTTTTGAGGCAATTCGTACTCTCAACTACCGGGCTCCGGCGATGGATGTTCGCACCCAAGGAGCGACCAGCCGAACCATCGGTCTCCTGGCCCCCAACCTCACGGAGATGCCGATCACCCGCGATGTGATCTTTCGGTCCTTCCTCGACCGAATCCTAACCGAATGCCTGTTCCGAAACTGGGGCGTACTCGTCATGGCCGAGAACGTATGGGACGATCATGGCCACTCCATCCGCCGATCATACGACGGCAAATGCGATGGCGTGATCATCCTCGGTCCCGAAGAGGATGAAATGGTCCGGCCATTTCTCGAGCGGGGAGTCCCGATCGTCCAGGTCGGCATCACCAAGCGCACAGAATCCATTTCGTGCATCGATGTCGACAACGCAGAGATCGGCAGGTTGACGGCAAAAGTTCTCTACGATGCCGGCCATCGATTTTTCGCGTTCATTGGCTCCCAAGGCTTCACGACGTCAGTCGAGCGACAAGAGGCCTTCGAGCGCGAGGCCAAACTCCTCGGCGCGACCGTCACCGTATATGAGAGCCCAACCTGGTTTCCGCGCGACGACCTGAAAGTGTTAGTCCCAAAGTGGATGGAGCAAGGCGTCACTGCCGTGTTCTGTTGGTGCGATGTCTTCGCTTGCTATCTCTACAAAGCTCTGGCCAGGATTGGCGCAAAGGTCCCTCGGGACATGTCCGTCGTGATGGTCGAAGGAAGCCTGATCAGGAACCTACGCCCTGCGCCGACGGGCTTCAATTTGCCCTTCGACGAACTTGCAAAAGCGGCAGTCGATGCCATCATCAAGCAGATCGAAACCGGCGACACGACACCTCATACGGTGCGGTTCCCCGCCCGTTTCGTCGCGCGGTCAAGCGTCGCCCCTCCTCGCAAAAACTGA
- the dnaN gene encoding DNA polymerase III subunit beta yields the protein MKITCPRKEFFEAVSAAGQAANARTSVNILQTLKIEASGSTIRVVGCDGEMWVERRLSSVIEEEGAICVPAKLLVDIVNSLPDGDVHLTTSDGTNVLLTHGASEYRLHSLDPIDFPDAPDFGGESNLALSLGDFRDAVDSVIFAVSTDPHRQNITGVQLSYDGETLRLVATDTHRLAVREIAKSGIGSSITAVVPAKALRAIQALPFSDEVGIELNFGNGRVGVATDTAKIVTQLLTDKYPNWERVVPAESTRSWSLERDQLGSKVRRAMIVAKDSASRLRFKGNEETLLIAARSEEKGDAKEELNMISTNGDLEIAFNGKYVLDALEPITGPGIKVEMTESMRPAVFRSADEEKHYFCVIMPMSLM from the coding sequence ATGAAAATCACTTGTCCACGAAAAGAGTTCTTTGAAGCGGTGAGCGCGGCCGGACAGGCCGCCAACGCCCGTACGTCCGTCAATATCCTCCAGACCCTCAAAATCGAGGCGTCGGGTTCGACCATCCGCGTCGTCGGATGCGATGGGGAGATGTGGGTGGAGCGCCGACTCTCGTCGGTCATCGAGGAGGAGGGCGCGATCTGCGTTCCGGCCAAGCTCCTCGTCGATATCGTGAACTCCCTTCCCGACGGTGATGTTCATCTCACGACTTCGGACGGCACCAACGTCCTCCTCACCCACGGCGCCTCGGAATATCGCCTCCATAGCCTGGATCCCATCGATTTTCCCGATGCACCCGACTTTGGCGGCGAATCGAACCTCGCGCTGTCGCTTGGCGACTTCCGCGATGCCGTTGATTCCGTCATCTTCGCCGTTTCCACCGACCCGCACCGGCAGAATATCACCGGCGTCCAGCTCAGCTATGACGGCGAAACCCTTCGCCTCGTCGCGACCGACACCCACCGCTTGGCCGTTCGTGAGATCGCCAAGAGCGGCATCGGTTCCAGCATCACCGCCGTTGTTCCGGCCAAGGCTCTGCGAGCCATCCAAGCCCTTCCCTTCTCGGACGAGGTTGGTATTGAACTCAACTTCGGCAACGGTCGCGTTGGCGTCGCCACCGACACCGCCAAGATCGTCACCCAGCTTCTGACCGACAAGTATCCCAACTGGGAGCGCGTCGTTCCCGCCGAGTCCACTCGGTCTTGGAGCCTCGAACGCGATCAACTCGGTAGCAAGGTTCGCCGCGCGATGATCGTCGCCAAGGATAGCGCCTCCCGGCTCCGATTCAAGGGCAACGAGGAAACCCTCCTCATCGCCGCTCGTAGCGAGGAAAAGGGCGACGCCAAAGAGGAGCTCAACATGATCTCCACCAACGGCGACCTCGAAATCGCCTTCAACGGTAAGTACGTCCTCGACGCACTCGAGCCGATCACCGGCCCGGGCATCAAGGTCGAAATGACCGAGTCGATGCGCCCTGCCGTCTTCCGCTCGGCCGACGAAGAAAAGCACTACTTCTGCGTCATCATGCCGATGTCGCTGATGTAG
- a CDS encoding sigma-70 family RNA polymerase sigma factor, protein MIDASITMPSEGSNDSLQEKRWLTALNEGDPRALGGIYELYGERIFRYTFRMLGNRSDAEDITAETFLRVLRRSGELRADGAFRTWLFRIARNLCIDKMRQHKLMELPPDASYPGTEDKSTLRITVQQALSELPVEYREPLVLCDLEDMAAREAAEVLKISVPALKSRLYRGRRALRDKLGGTQE, encoded by the coding sequence ATGATTGATGCGTCTATAACCATGCCCAGTGAAGGTTCAAATGATTCGCTGCAAGAAAAGCGTTGGCTCACGGCTCTCAATGAGGGCGACCCGCGCGCGTTGGGCGGCATCTATGAACTGTACGGAGAGCGGATTTTCCGCTACACCTTCCGTATGTTGGGCAACCGCTCGGACGCCGAGGACATCACTGCGGAAACCTTCCTCAGGGTGCTTCGACGATCGGGAGAGCTTCGGGCCGATGGAGCGTTCCGAACTTGGCTCTTCCGAATCGCGCGGAATCTATGCATCGACAAGATGCGTCAGCACAAGCTCATGGAGCTTCCGCCCGACGCGTCTTACCCCGGGACGGAGGACAAATCCACCTTGCGCATAACCGTGCAGCAGGCCTTGTCCGAACTACCGGTCGAATATCGCGAACCGTTGGTCCTCTGCGATCTAGAGGACATGGCGGCGCGCGAGGCAGCGGAGGTACTGAAAATCAGCGTTCCGGCGCTGAAGTCTCGCCTATACAGAGGACGTAGGGCGCTCCGCGACAAGCTAGGAGGCACACAAGAATGA
- a CDS encoding PIN domain-containing protein produces the protein MVIPDANLLLFAHNMDDARYGSARAWWKNQLEGSEDIGLPWNVILAFIRIGTSPKAFPAPFSVDEATDIVKLWLAFPNVRILNPGVDHFRILSDLLKQVGVGNKLVSDAHLAALAIENRATLCSHDRDFQRFSGFRLHDPITY, from the coding sequence ATGGTCATTCCTGACGCGAATCTGCTTCTGTTCGCTCACAACATGGACGATGCTCGATACGGGTCCGCGCGAGCTTGGTGGAAGAATCAGCTGGAAGGTTCCGAAGACATCGGCCTTCCCTGGAACGTAATCTTGGCCTTTATTCGAATCGGCACTAGCCCAAAGGCCTTTCCAGCTCCCTTTTCGGTCGACGAGGCCACAGACATTGTCAAGCTCTGGCTCGCCTTTCCAAATGTCAGAATCCTCAACCCGGGAGTCGACCATTTTCGGATTTTGTCTGATCTACTCAAGCAGGTTGGAGTTGGAAACAAGCTCGTCTCTGACGCCCATCTAGCCGCTCTCGCGATCGAAAACCGCGCAACGCTCTGCTCCCACGATCGCGACTTCCAACGCTTCTCCGGGTTCCGCCTCCACGATCCGATCACATACTAA
- a CDS encoding PEP-CTERM sorting domain-containing protein (PEP-CTERM proteins occur, often in large numbers, in the proteomes of bacteria that also encode an exosortase, a predicted intramembrane cysteine proteinase. The presence of a PEP-CTERM domain at a protein's C-terminus predicts cleavage within the sorting domain, followed by covalent anchoring to some some component of the (usually Gram-negative) cell surface. Many PEP-CTERM proteins exhibit an unusual sequence composition that includes large numbers of potential glycosylation sites. Expression of one such protein has been shown restore the ability of a bacterium to form floc, a type of biofilm.): protein MSYSRLIGLVVVSALGTVAYSQNYAFQEISSFAMYTDNTLADSGQYLVNQYGDWYVSTRDGNMTALQSFNGNTIYASAINSSGLVGGSTKIGFNSYGDLTAATLWTNGVPTQLNPWGESSLIRSIANDGTVFGISSHFVGNTVYGRCWSYKNGAYTFLNAGTIPFEQIGIWAGNSHGVTVGGTDNPEKATMWQGTTKTVIGGLGGYQYSQATDVNESGQILVSSFPDYGTSKGRSDIYDHGTWISPGQYNGNNFKSSGINDAGLLIGASYDSQGAKQANVLWSQSTGFIDMTNVEPLAGFHIYQISNLNNLGEFMVEASHWTGSSWDNRIFIATPSSVPEPASILALSLGGILLLRSRKRA from the coding sequence ATGAGCTATTCGCGCCTCATTGGCTTGGTCGTAGTTTCGGCCCTAGGTACAGTCGCCTATTCCCAAAACTATGCATTCCAAGAGATTTCATCATTTGCAATGTATACCGACAACACGCTTGCCGATAGTGGTCAGTATCTCGTCAATCAATACGGGGACTGGTATGTCAGCACGCGAGACGGCAATATGACTGCCCTTCAGTCGTTCAACGGCAATACGATCTATGCCAGTGCAATCAACTCGTCCGGTTTGGTCGGCGGGTCAACCAAAATTGGGTTCAACAGTTATGGTGATCTAACTGCCGCTACTCTTTGGACCAACGGCGTCCCAACCCAACTGAATCCATGGGGCGAGTCGAGCCTCATCCGAAGTATTGCAAACGACGGAACCGTGTTCGGAATCTCTAGCCACTTCGTTGGCAATACCGTCTATGGACGATGCTGGAGCTATAAAAATGGCGCTTACACATTCCTGAATGCAGGCACGATTCCGTTTGAGCAGATCGGAATTTGGGCGGGAAATTCCCACGGTGTTACCGTTGGTGGAACCGACAATCCTGAGAAGGCGACCATGTGGCAAGGAACCACCAAAACGGTCATTGGAGGACTTGGCGGGTACCAATATAGCCAGGCGACCGACGTGAACGAGTCTGGCCAAATCCTTGTCAGTAGTTTTCCCGATTACGGAACTTCCAAGGGTCGCTCGGACATCTACGACCACGGCACATGGATATCGCCGGGACAGTACAACGGTAATAACTTCAAGTCCAGCGGCATCAACGACGCGGGTCTCCTCATTGGCGCTTCTTATGACAGCCAGGGTGCAAAGCAGGCCAACGTGCTCTGGTCTCAGTCAACAGGATTCATCGACATGACGAATGTTGAGCCTCTCGCTGGGTTTCACATCTACCAGATATCCAATCTCAACAACCTTGGAGAATTCATGGTGGAAGCTTCACACTGGACCGGAAGTTCATGGGACAATCGGATATTCATCGCAACTCCTTCCTCGGTTCCGGAGCCAGCCTCAATCCTTGCTCTCAGTCTAGGTGGAATCCTTCTCCTTCGGAGTCGAAAGAGAGCGTAA
- a CDS encoding STAS domain-containing protein yields MSFTVGGEPFIPKSFQSLRDYNAQKFVADLIAGITVGLVALPLAMAFAISSGVLPQSGIYCAIVAGFLISALGGSTVQIGGPTGAFVVVVAGIVQKHGIDGLYMCTMMAGILLMILGVTGLGSAVKFIPRPVVIGFTNGIAVLIASTQLKDFFGLKIAKVPSEFLPRIEAVVSHFGTLSTPTTVLSVGCLTLIILIMRFVKKVPGYIVAMVVGTGIAWALALPLETIETKFGGIPSGLPSFQMPHFRPELILPLLAPTFTVTMLGAIESLLSAVVADRMTGGRHNPNVELFGQGVANFVSPLFGGLPATGAIARTATNIRTGAKTPMSGMIHALTLLVILLVAAGLAKHIPLCVLAAILFVVSYNMGEWKEIPEILKLGKAPVAVWGITFALTVFADLTVAVEAGMILAMLLFVHRISLTTTVSQVTEEYIEDGKAHSLQLNPIPDNVAVFRVHGPFMFGSTDKLDTIYRQIDSLPSVVILRLRNMNALDTTGLKALEELALKLSLSGRHLVLCGLRDQPLNLANRSGLKHHLGEENLTPHVQSAIERAKEILSRMEAEAVGP; encoded by the coding sequence TTGAGCTTTACCGTTGGTGGGGAACCATTTATTCCCAAGTCGTTTCAGTCGCTTCGGGATTACAATGCCCAAAAATTTGTGGCAGACCTTATCGCCGGCATCACGGTGGGGCTGGTTGCCTTGCCGCTGGCGATGGCCTTTGCCATTTCGTCCGGGGTGTTGCCGCAATCGGGCATTTACTGCGCGATCGTGGCTGGGTTTCTCATTTCCGCCCTTGGCGGTTCGACGGTCCAGATCGGCGGACCGACCGGTGCCTTTGTGGTTGTGGTGGCGGGCATCGTGCAGAAGCACGGCATCGATGGCCTGTACATGTGTACGATGATGGCGGGAATCCTGCTCATGATCCTCGGCGTGACCGGCCTGGGTTCGGCGGTGAAGTTCATCCCGCGACCGGTCGTGATCGGGTTTACCAACGGCATAGCGGTGCTGATCGCCAGCACTCAGTTGAAGGACTTCTTTGGGCTCAAAATCGCCAAGGTCCCGAGCGAGTTTTTGCCGCGAATTGAAGCGGTCGTATCGCATTTTGGGACGCTCTCGACACCGACGACCGTGCTCTCCGTCGGGTGTCTAACGCTGATTATCCTCATCATGCGATTCGTGAAGAAGGTGCCAGGGTACATCGTGGCGATGGTGGTGGGAACCGGCATCGCTTGGGCATTGGCGCTTCCGCTGGAGACGATCGAAACGAAGTTTGGCGGCATTCCCAGCGGACTACCTTCCTTTCAAATGCCACATTTTCGTCCGGAGCTCATTCTGCCTCTGTTGGCTCCGACGTTCACAGTGACCATGCTAGGAGCAATTGAATCCCTTCTGTCAGCGGTGGTCGCCGACCGGATGACGGGCGGACGTCATAACCCGAACGTTGAACTGTTCGGTCAGGGTGTCGCCAACTTCGTGTCGCCGCTGTTCGGAGGTTTACCGGCAACGGGCGCGATCGCGAGAACGGCGACCAACATCCGTACCGGAGCGAAGACACCGATGTCGGGCATGATCCACGCCTTGACTCTGCTGGTCATCCTGCTTGTGGCGGCAGGGCTGGCGAAGCATATTCCGCTCTGCGTGCTGGCGGCGATTTTGTTCGTCGTGTCGTACAACATGGGCGAGTGGAAGGAGATTCCCGAGATTCTGAAGCTGGGCAAGGCACCGGTGGCGGTCTGGGGCATCACATTCGCCCTGACCGTCTTTGCCGACCTCACGGTGGCGGTCGAGGCGGGCATGATCCTAGCGATGCTCCTGTTCGTCCACCGTATCAGCCTGACGACGACAGTTAGCCAGGTCACGGAAGAGTACATCGAGGACGGCAAGGCCCATAGCCTGCAACTGAATCCTATTCCCGACAACGTCGCGGTCTTTCGGGTTCACGGACCGTTTATGTTCGGCTCCACCGACAAACTCGACACGATCTACCGTCAGATCGACTCCTTGCCGTCGGTGGTGATTCTCCGGCTACGAAACATGAATGCGCTGGATACGACTGGCTTGAAGGCCCTTGAGGAACTGGCCCTGAAGCTATCGCTGAGTGGGCGGCACTTGGTGCTGTGCGGGCTCCGCGACCAGCCGCTGAACCTGGCCAACCGAAGCGGGCTGAAGCACCATCTAGGCGAGGAGAACTTGACGCCGCACGTGCAGTCTGCCATCGAGCGGGCGAAGGAAATCCTGTCGAGGATGGAAGCAGAAGCGGTCGGACCGTAG